Proteins encoded in a region of the Gemmatimonadaceae bacterium genome:
- a CDS encoding dihydrofolate reductase family protein produces the protein MSKLRFRISMSLDGFVAGPKQSVDNPLGIGGMRLHEWVFPLKFWREMHGESGGAVNESNRVVEESVVNVGATIMGRNMFGGHPGPWARENPWMGWWGSNPPYHHPVFVLTHHARAPLVLEGGTTFTFVTDGIESALAQARRAAKGKDVALAGGAKAAQQYLKAGTVDEMLISQSPILLGGGERLFDGIDDMHGLSLVETVAEPNVTHLKFARK, from the coding sequence GTGTCGAAGCTGCGCTTTCGAATTTCAATGTCACTCGACGGGTTCGTCGCTGGCCCGAAGCAGAGCGTCGACAATCCGCTCGGTATCGGCGGAATGCGGCTGCACGAATGGGTCTTTCCCCTCAAGTTCTGGCGCGAGATGCACGGTGAGTCCGGCGGCGCGGTGAACGAGAGCAACCGCGTCGTGGAGGAGTCGGTGGTCAACGTCGGTGCGACGATCATGGGCCGGAACATGTTCGGGGGACATCCTGGTCCGTGGGCGCGCGAGAATCCGTGGATGGGCTGGTGGGGCAGCAATCCGCCGTATCATCATCCGGTGTTCGTGCTCACGCATCACGCGCGCGCGCCGCTCGTGCTCGAAGGAGGCACAACATTCACTTTCGTCACGGATGGGATCGAATCGGCGCTCGCGCAGGCGCGCCGAGCGGCAAAGGGGAAAGACGTGGCTCTCGCGGGCGGCGCGAAGGCCGCCCAGCAGTATCTGAAGGCCGGGACTGTTGACGAAATGCTCATCAGCCAGTCCCCGATTCTTCTCGGCGGCGGCGAGCGCCTGTTCGATGGCATCGACGACATGCACGGTTTGTCGCTGGTCGAGACGGTGGCCGAGCCGAACGTGACGCACTTGAAGTTTGCAAGGAAATGA
- a CDS encoding VOC family protein, with the protein MPTRPLIPNSLAQRAEPETFRARGVSASLAVKDLQKSLLWYRDKVGFFVDEKFEHRGKLNAVALKAGDVRILLSQDDGGTGWDRVKGAGFTLQFTTAQDIDALAEAIKQRGGRLDSEPQDVSGTRMLRLRDPDGFRLVISAAR; encoded by the coding sequence ATGCCCACACGTCCCTTGATCCCGAACAGCCTCGCCCAGCGGGCGGAACCTGAAACCTTTCGCGCCCGAGGCGTCTCGGCGTCACTCGCCGTGAAGGATCTTCAGAAAAGCCTCCTGTGGTACCGCGACAAAGTCGGCTTCTTCGTCGACGAAAAATTCGAGCACCGAGGAAAGCTGAACGCGGTCGCGCTCAAGGCTGGCGACGTCCGCATCCTCCTCAGTCAGGACGATGGCGGCACTGGGTGGGATCGCGTCAAGGGCGCCGGCTTCACGTTGCAATTCACGACCGCACAGGACATCGATGCGCTTGCCGAAGCCATCAAGCAGCGAGGCGGCCGATTGGACTCGGAGCCGCAGGACGTGTCCGGAACGCGGATGCTGCGTTTGCGCGACCCGGATGGTTTCAGGCTGGTAATCTCGGCGGCGAGATAA
- a CDS encoding outer membrane beta-barrel protein, with amino-acid sequence MLTGGSVYHYASDATNLTNTLGNLSTQALVWSTRANATWKLTPMMDAQFFVNYRAPFTTESGSQSAFVSMNVAFRHKLWRDRGSLTVRIADPFTMMTFGSRTQSASVVQLSERSFGMRGVFIAFSRNFGQELKLRPKPQDTEGQAQAQPGVP; translated from the coding sequence CTGCTCACGGGCGGCAGCGTATATCATTATGCCAGCGATGCGACGAACCTCACGAACACGTTAGGCAACCTGTCGACGCAAGCCCTCGTCTGGTCCACGCGCGCGAACGCAACGTGGAAGCTGACGCCGATGATGGACGCGCAGTTCTTCGTCAACTATCGTGCGCCGTTCACGACGGAAAGCGGGTCGCAGAGCGCGTTCGTGTCGATGAACGTTGCGTTCCGGCACAAGTTGTGGCGTGATCGCGGAAGCCTCACGGTGCGCATTGCCGATCCGTTCACCATGATGACCTTCGGTTCGCGTACTCAGAGCGCGAGCGTCGTGCAACTGAGCGAGCGAAGCTTCGGGATGCGCGGCGTATTCATCGCGTTCTCGCGGAACTTCGGGCAGGAGCTCAAGCTGCGGCCGAAGCCGCAGGACACGGAAGGTCAGGCCCAGGCACAGCCGGGCGTACCCTAG